One part of the Triplophysa dalaica isolate WHDGS20190420 chromosome 25, ASM1584641v1, whole genome shotgun sequence genome encodes these proteins:
- the LOC130415471 gene encoding tripartite motif-containing protein 16-like, which yields MAEASFSEDQLMCSVCLDLLKDPVTLHCGHTYCMRCITDCWDQDDQTGIYSCPQCRQTFSPRPVLGKNVVFAEMVEKLKKTKLSDVCYAGAGDVECDVCTGRKHKAIKSCLTCLKSYCQTHLERHEEFLSGDSHKIVSVTRKLKEMICPQHQKLLEVFCRTDQQCICLMCLMDKHKNHDTVSAAAQRTDEEKHLKETQRKFQEKIHQREKDVQELRDAVEGHKRCAQTAVEDCEMMLTEVMSLIERRRSEVTQLIRDQETAAVSRAEGLLERLKQEIDDLRRRDAELDKISHTDDHITFLQSFQSLSAPPESPDDISVTFLFSFDDVRESVRQLRDKLQDFCTQHMRKISVTHTITEPRIREHFLQYSHQLTLDLNTVNEDLSLSERNTKITNTGTLQQYPDHPDRFDVRQVLCRESVCGRCYWEIERTGVVCISVSYKSIMRRKGRSECWFGYNDQSWSLICSDSSYTFRHNKIETKLPVKIRCDRIGVYVDERAGILSFYSVSDTMTLIHSISTTFTHPLYPGFYVQYNSSVKLSIDSRVHLHR from the exons ATGGCAGAAGCGAGTTTTTCAGAGGATCAGttgatgtgttcagtgtgtttggatctactgaaggatccagtgACGCTTCACTGTGGACACACTTACTGTATGAGATGTATCACAGACTGCTGGGATCAGGACGATCAGACGGGAATCTACAGCTGCCCTCAGTGCAGACAAACCTTCAGCCCTCGGCCTGTTCTAGGGAAGAATGTGGTGTTTGCTGAAATGGTGGAGAAACTGAAGAAGACCAAACTTTCTGATGTGTGTTACGCTGGAGCTGGAGATGTGGAGTGTGACGTCTGTACtggaagaaaacacaaagccaTCAAATCCTGTCTGACGTGTCTGAAGTCTTACTGTCAAACTCATCTTGAACGTCATGAGGAATTTCTCTCTGGAGATTCACACAAAATAGTGAGTGTGACTAGAAAACTGAAGGAGATGATCTGCCCTCAACATCAGAAGCTTCTGGAGGTTTTCTGTCGTACTGATCAGCAGTGcatttgtttgatgtgtttgatGGATAAACATAAAAACCACGACACAGTTTCAGCGGCAGCACAGAGGACAGATGAAGAG AAACACTTGAAGGAGACGCAGAGAAAGTTTCAGGAGAAGATCcatcagagagagaaagatgttcAGGAGCTGAGAGACGCTGTGGAGGGTCATAAG CGGTGTGCACAGACAGCAGTGGAGGACTGTGAGATGATGTTGACTGAAGTGATGTCATTGATTGAGAGAAGACGCTCTGAGGTGACAcagctgatcagagatcaggagACGGCTGCAGTGAGTCGAGCTGAAGGACTCTTGGAGCGACTCAAGCAGGAGATTGATGATCTGAGGAggagagacgctgagctggACAAGATTTcacacacagatgatcacatcACTTTCCTACAG agttttcagtctctctctgcACCTCCTGAATCTCCAGACGACATCAGTGTcactttcctcttttcttttgatgATGTGAGAGAATCTGTCCGTCAGCTGAGAGACAAACTGCAGGATTTCTGCACACAGCACATGAGAAAGATCTCCG TCACACACACCATCACTGAGCCCAGGATCAGAGAGCACTTCCTACAAT ATTCTCATCAGTTGACTCTGGATCTAAACACAGTGAATGAAGATCTCAGTCTGTctgagagaaacacaaagaTCACAAACACTGGAACACTCCAGCagtatcctgatcatccagacagatttgatgtgcgtcaggtgttgtgtagagagagtgtgtgtggacgctgttactgggagatTGAGAGGACTGGTGTTGTGTGtatatcagtgtcatataagAGCATCATGAGGAGGAAGGGACGGAGTGAGTGTTGGTTTGGATATAATGATCAGTCCTGGAGTTTGATCTGCTCTGACTCTAGTTACACATTCAGACACAATAAGATTGAGACTAAACTCCCTGTAAAGATCAGATGTGATAGAATAGGAGTGTATGTGGATGAGAGAGCAGGAattctgtccttctacagcgtctctgacacaatgACCCTCATCCACAGCATCAGCACCACATTCACTCATCCTCTCTATCCTGGATTTTATGTTCAGTATAATTCATCAGTGAAACTATCTATagattcacgagttcacctacacagataa
- the LOC130415472 gene encoding SH3 and cysteine-rich domain-containing protein 2-like, whose product MNIRNGPERELRIHERAADSSGTAQKLLRLKRSLTFMRSKSVENFFQRSQNDAHLSSDIIHSPNDNTATPSISISPTASPAPSVIQQRPPLKHFFLEHVFRRPTSCHLCKNIIVGNSKQGLHCKTCKMGAHLWCVSELSQQACQGKSGMFRRNLSSPSLNNTGLCVVRSQEAQVDPVYTTLRFGSSLARSSFCESPTQSLDEEDEQQMNECLSAEDVTEHSEKDSSQSENEKHEVDEMLKVPKVPSLHTYVVLYKFIPQEQNDLELHPGDRVQVIDDSNEEWWKGKCGERVGFFPANFVQRVRPGERVWKVTQGVHGNRDLGHMTVKEAQICVGKGEDTDGFLKLSSGKKKGLVPADSLEEI is encoded by the exons ATGAATATCAGGAACGGCCCGGAGCGCGAGCTGCGGATCCATGAGCGCGCCGCAGACTCCAGCGGGACCGCGCAGAAG CTTCTGCGTCTGAAGCGCTCGCTCACATTCATGAGGAGTAAAAGTGTGGAGAACTTCTTCCAGCGTTCTCAGAATGATGCTCATCTATCATCAGACATCATTCACAGTCCAAATGATAACACTGCCACGCCTTCCATCAGCATCAGCCCCACAGCGAGCCCCGCCCCCTCTGTCATACAGCAACGCCCACCACTCAAACACTTCTTCCTCGAACACGTGTTTCGGCGACCAACCAGCTGCCATCTGTGCAAGAACATTATTGTAG GGAATTCTAAACAGGGACTGCACTGTAAGACATGTAAGATGGGAGCTCATCTCTGGTGTGTTTCTGAACTCTCACAGCAAGCGTGTCAAGGCAAA TCTGGGATGTTCAGGAGGAACTTGAGTTCACCTTCGTTAAACAATACTGGATTATGTGTTGTGAGGTCACAGG AGGCTCAGGTGGACCCTGTGTACACTACACTACGCTTCGGGTCCTCTCTGGCTCGATCTAGTTTCTGTGAGTCTCCTACACAAAGCCTG GATGAAGAGGACGAGCagcaaatgaatgaatgtttatcTGCTGAAGATGTCACTGAACACTCAGAGAAAG ATTCCTCTCAGtctgagaatgagaaacatgaagTGGATGAGATGTTAAAG GTTCCTAAAGTTCCTTCTCTTCACACTTATGTGGTGCTGTACAAGTTCATACCTCAAGAGCAAAACGACCTGGAATTACA tccTGGTGACAGAGTTCAGGTGATTGATGATAGTAATGAAGAATGGTGGAAG ggtaaATGTGGTGAAAGGGTGGGCTTTTTCCCGGCTAATTTTGTGCAGCGAGTTCGTCCAGGTGAGAGAGTCTGGAAGGTAACACAAGGTGTCCATGGCAACAGAGATCTGGGTCACATGACTGTTAAAGAGGCACAG ATTTGTGTGGGGAAGGGTGAAGACACTGATGGCTTTCTGAAGCTGAGCAGCGGTAAGAAGAAAGGTCTGGTGCCGGCCGACTCTCTGGAGGAGATCTGA
- the 42sp43 gene encoding P43 5S RNA-binding protein-like has product MINEQMVKKEDAVPRQQLFNCAHADCGATFTRQWRLREHESTHTGAKPHKCPVEECGRSFSRGSHLRRHALLHNGAKTFRCTAADCSKSFFTADKLKRHACYKHDTRDYFKCNFPQCVKTFRKRRALKLHKATHGLSSFRCSKGRCAMRFESHVALKAHKKRHAGYRCPQADCAVSAHTWGNLLKHKSTHPVSFSCMVCTKVFKKKEALRKHKRTHALQKPVLLCPSQGCQAYFSTTFNLQHHIRKVHLKLLSHRCAFPSCSKAFAMRESLVRHMLHHDPEMAKFKRRHMRSSKSWQKRLEGHDRRPLIEDVSQLFSLRMNIGHKVKREANLTGLFNERKIPHRVDPEVNLRDLFSIKPPQTKPAERK; this is encoded by the exons ATGATAAACGAACAGATGGTGAAGAAAGAGGACGCGGTGCCGCGCCAGCAGTTGTTTAATTGCGCGCACGCTGACTGCGGTGCGACTTTCACGCGCCAGTGGCGTCTGCGGGAGCACGAGAGCACGCACACAGGCGCG AAACCTCACAAGTGTCCGGTCGAAGAATGTGGACGCAGTTTCTCGCGTGGATCACACCTGCGGCGGCACGCGCTTCTGCACAACGGCGCCAAAACGTTCAG ATGCACTGCCGCCGACTGCAGTAAAAGCTTCTTCACCGCTGATAAACTTAAGAGACACGCGTGTTATAAACACGACACACGCGACTACTTCAAG TGCAACTTTCCACAGTGCGTGAAAACGTTTCGGAAGCGACGCGCGTTGAAGCTTCACAAGGCGACGCACGGTTTGTCGAGCTTCAG ATGCTCGAAGGGTCGCTGTGCCATGAGGTTCGAGTCTCACGTCGCGCTCAAAGCTCACAAGAAAAGACACGCAG GTTATCGGTGTCCTCAGGCTGACTGTGCTGTGAGCGCACACACCTGGGGTAACCTGCTGAAACACAAGTCCACTCATCCAG tGTCGTTCTCCTGTATGGTTTGTACGAAGGTGTTCAAGAAGAAAGAGGCTTTGAGGAAACACAAACGCACTCATGCTCTGCAGAAGCCGGTTCTGTTGTGTCCCAGTCAGGGCTGTCAGGCGTATTTCTCCACCACATTTAACCTGCAGCATCACATTCGAAAGGTTCATCTCAAGCTGCTCTCACACCGCTGCGCCTTCCCCAGCTGCAGCAAAGCCTTCGCCATGCGT GAGAGTCTGGTCCGTCACATGTTGCATCATGACCCTGAAATGGCCAAGTTCAAG cgTCGACACATGCGCAGCAGCAAGAGTTGGCAGAAGCGCTTGGAGGGGCACGACCGTCGTCCTCTGATTGAAGACGTGAGTCAGCTCTTCTCTTTACGCATGAACATCGGTCACAAAGTGAAACGCGAAGCCAATCTGACGGGTCTCTTCAATGAGCGCAAGATCCCGCACCGCGTCGATCCTGAAGTGAACCTGCGAGATCTCTTCAGCATCAAACCGCCTCAAACCAAACCGGCTGAAAGAAAATGA